A part of Thermococcus sp. LS1 genomic DNA contains:
- a CDS encoding CDP-2,3-bis-(O-geranylgeranyl)-sn-glycerol synthase: protein MSLSSLLWAFWYILPAYFANASPVLVGGGRPIDGGRYWKDGRRVFGDGKTWRGLIGGVAIGTAVGALQYFITPEFYGSLEKALLLAFLLSFGALFGDLVGSFFKRRIDLPRGSPAIGLDQLGFLISALAFAYPVKTLDSGQIIFLLVVSPFVHWGANYFAYKMGWKSVPW from the coding sequence ATGTCGCTGTCATCGCTACTGTGGGCATTCTGGTATATCCTTCCCGCTTACTTTGCCAATGCATCGCCCGTCCTGGTCGGCGGTGGGAGGCCGATAGACGGCGGCAGGTACTGGAAAGACGGGCGGAGGGTCTTCGGGGACGGTAAAACCTGGCGCGGCTTAATCGGAGGAGTTGCAATTGGAACTGCAGTTGGCGCTCTCCAGTACTTCATTACCCCTGAGTTCTACGGTTCACTTGAGAAGGCCCTTCTTCTTGCGTTCCTGCTGTCATTCGGTGCCCTTTTTGGCGATTTGGTCGGGAGCTTCTTCAAGAGGAGGATAGATCTTCCGCGTGGCTCTCCGGCGATAGGTCTCGACCAGCTCGGCTTCCTGATTTCAGCGCTGGCCTTTGCTTATCCAGTCAAAACACTCGATTCTGGCCAGATAATCTTCCTCCTCGTCGTCTCGCCCTTCGTTCACTGGGGGGCCAACTACTTCGCCTACAAAATGGGCTGGAAGAGCGTGCCGTGGTGA
- a CDS encoding GbsR/MarR family transcriptional regulator, protein MGVEEAKRIIMEHFANTARRFGLNELYGYIYGVLFFEEEPMSLREIAEKTGYSLSHVSTALKLLENIGLVKRIKKPGDKKAYFKAIKNIREWRREAYYRKIEEDVRQTRENLLRALKEIEGDESEEAQRIKERIEFALERNAITEKIVNIFLKNDEDAVLRALLECLEEKLGR, encoded by the coding sequence TTGGGTGTGGAAGAGGCCAAGAGGATTATAATGGAACATTTTGCCAACACCGCTCGGAGGTTCGGTCTGAATGAGCTTTACGGCTACATATACGGGGTTTTGTTTTTTGAGGAGGAGCCGATGAGCCTGAGAGAGATTGCTGAAAAGACGGGCTATTCCCTCTCTCACGTAAGCACCGCACTGAAACTTCTCGAAAACATCGGGCTGGTAAAGAGAATTAAGAAGCCCGGCGACAAAAAGGCCTACTTCAAGGCCATAAAAAACATTCGGGAATGGCGCAGGGAGGCCTACTACAGGAAGATAGAGGAGGACGTTAGACAGACCCGTGAAAACCTCTTAAGGGCCCTGAAGGAGATAGAGGGGGATGAAAGTGAGGAAGCGCAGAGAATAAAGGAGAGGATTGAATTTGCGCTCGAGAGAAACGCTATAACCGAAAAGATAGTTAACATCTTCCTCAAGAACGACGAAGATGCAGTCCTCAGGGCATTGCTTGAGTGTCTGGAGGAAAAGCTTGGGCGGTAG
- a CDS encoding hydrophobe/amphiphile efflux-3 (HAE3) family transporter, with amino-acid sequence MEVLRSAARIIVRYRVAFALIAIFLLVVSIYGIQNLRFESDLRSMLPEGHPAIDDYTTLQNEFQSGDSTIIVVKVNSIEPGGVYDVRDPQVIQAIYELEQRLLQREYVTDTISIADIYMQVLGRLPENEEEAKFVLDMLPPETRNQLVSRDYTTTMIVVTISREKNSKTLVRVYEGIQEDINDVKFPKNVEVIQTGNIGITYRILELLQSDLNKTMAISFIIVLALLLYFYRSPVKALIPLTPLVFGVAMTLGAMGLLGIPLDLATTTIGAMLIGMGIDYGIHVTNRYYEERKRGRTIEEAAEEAIAETGKALLGAALTTVAGFAAMYLSSLPMLHNLATTLILGLSLAALNAVVITPSVIILEEDVMKKLKGHYEVPEIRSHSGFVGKAFRSLGEAVRRKPFAFLGAVFLITLIFGYGVTQVTTEVRLEKFVPKGMPEIEALLDIRSDFGGQDELYILVKADDVRDPTVVRSIYRFENQIKADTYYNNVFDSESIADIVVQKYGYIPDDREKIKEALKDYQGVQLVSSDYSMTIIKFTGDFSGSSIDDFRRIIRYFEEEVQNAVFPPGVSLSLTGDIYLNYVLDQLTNEEINRISMYGTVFVVLIVLLLFRRPKVSLAMITPMFLGALWTVGFMGLAGIPFTQTLAGVISMIVGLGVDYGMHLTHRFLEEMNEGNPRPIVTSIESVGPGILAGALTTAGGFLALLAGELPTIHDFGLTLAFGIFASMFAAYLVTPALLQVFYGKKIGGDAG; translated from the coding sequence ATGGAAGTGCTGCGCAGTGCCGCAAGAATAATCGTGAGGTACAGAGTCGCTTTCGCCCTAATAGCGATATTTCTGTTAGTGGTCTCCATCTACGGGATTCAGAACCTCCGCTTTGAGAGCGACCTGAGAAGCATGCTTCCCGAGGGGCATCCTGCCATAGACGACTATACAACACTTCAGAATGAGTTCCAGAGCGGCGACAGCACTATCATAGTGGTCAAAGTGAACTCCATCGAGCCGGGTGGAGTTTACGACGTGAGGGACCCCCAGGTAATTCAAGCCATTTATGAACTCGAGCAGAGGCTCCTCCAGAGGGAGTACGTCACGGACACGATAAGTATCGCCGACATCTACATGCAGGTTCTTGGCAGGCTCCCGGAAAATGAGGAAGAGGCAAAGTTCGTCCTTGACATGCTTCCACCGGAAACGAGAAATCAGCTCGTGAGCAGGGATTACACGACGACGATGATAGTGGTGACCATAAGCAGGGAGAAGAACTCCAAAACCCTCGTCAGGGTCTATGAGGGGATTCAGGAGGACATTAACGACGTGAAGTTCCCGAAGAACGTCGAGGTTATCCAGACCGGCAACATAGGTATAACATACCGCATACTGGAGCTCCTCCAGAGCGACCTCAACAAGACGATGGCGATATCGTTCATAATCGTTCTCGCCCTGCTCCTCTACTTCTACCGCTCGCCGGTCAAGGCGCTGATACCTCTAACGCCGCTCGTCTTTGGCGTGGCCATGACCCTGGGTGCGATGGGGCTCCTCGGCATTCCCCTCGACCTTGCGACGACCACCATAGGTGCGATGCTCATAGGAATGGGCATAGACTACGGAATCCACGTCACGAACCGCTATTACGAGGAGCGCAAAAGGGGAAGAACCATCGAGGAGGCCGCTGAGGAGGCTATAGCCGAGACGGGAAAGGCCCTGCTCGGAGCGGCGCTGACGACCGTTGCCGGCTTTGCTGCCATGTACCTCTCGAGCCTTCCGATGCTCCACAACCTGGCGACGACCTTGATCCTAGGACTGAGTCTGGCGGCACTGAACGCGGTCGTGATAACACCCTCTGTGATAATCCTTGAGGAAGACGTCATGAAGAAGCTCAAGGGGCACTACGAGGTTCCGGAGATACGCTCCCATTCAGGCTTCGTTGGGAAAGCCTTCCGCTCCCTTGGAGAGGCCGTGAGGAGGAAGCCCTTTGCGTTTCTCGGTGCAGTCTTTCTGATAACGCTCATCTTCGGCTATGGTGTGACGCAGGTAACTACCGAGGTCAGACTCGAGAAGTTCGTCCCCAAGGGAATGCCCGAGATAGAAGCTTTGCTGGACATACGCAGCGATTTCGGCGGCCAAGATGAGCTCTACATTCTCGTAAAAGCGGATGACGTGAGGGATCCCACCGTAGTAAGGAGCATCTACCGCTTCGAGAACCAGATAAAGGCAGACACCTACTACAACAACGTCTTTGACTCCGAGAGTATCGCCGACATCGTTGTCCAGAAGTACGGCTACATCCCCGACGACAGGGAGAAGATAAAGGAAGCTCTGAAGGACTACCAGGGGGTTCAGCTCGTTTCATCGGACTATTCCATGACGATAATCAAATTCACCGGCGACTTCAGCGGCTCGAGTATAGACGACTTTAGGAGGATAATACGCTATTTTGAAGAAGAAGTTCAAAACGCCGTCTTCCCACCGGGAGTGAGCCTCTCCCTGACGGGTGACATCTACCTCAACTACGTTCTCGACCAGCTCACAAACGAGGAAATAAACCGCATCTCCATGTATGGAACGGTTTTCGTCGTCCTGATAGTTTTGCTCCTCTTCAGGCGCCCAAAGGTCTCCCTGGCGATGATAACGCCGATGTTCCTCGGTGCCCTCTGGACGGTCGGCTTCATGGGTCTCGCTGGCATTCCTTTCACCCAGACACTGGCTGGTGTTATCTCGATGATAGTCGGCCTGGGCGTCGATTACGGGATGCACCTGACCCACCGCTTCCTTGAGGAGATGAACGAAGGGAACCCGCGCCCGATAGTCACTTCGATAGAGAGCGTGGGTCCTGGAATACTCGCCGGCGCCCTGACGACTGCCGGAGGCTTTCTGGCGCTCCTGGCTGGAGAGCTGCCGACGATACACGACTTTGGATTGACACTCGCGTTTGGAATATTTGCCTCTATGTTTGCCGCTTACCTTGTAACGCCTGCACTGCTGCAGGTCTTCTACGGAAAGAAAATTGGAGGTGATGCGGGATGA
- a CDS encoding COG1361 S-layer family protein: MKKIKVVLLGLMLITSLLGSAVSASTGSPLFEGYLSKGEAILVGPLIISLTDTQKDYGNGEYYAFLVIMKDGKILNAEYKTIYVPDPEKIQRLLLDPEFLLALAETQGYDVSSCSQYVNDTTAFNACLMANAFGFYQWLNTASPKEIADAVVKTIEEHPELGINKEDILMPITYPDITPVREGETVEVDVDDQTVYVTVLEVYPNGIKISISGPPEWRAATAPGVVISSVEMPETVQPGDTVMIKVHLRNEGALKVRYLNVFVSPAPVSFNDSSSIASAISMALSQSGLSQSAFYPEGSAIQYIEYLDGKENTTLTFRIKINPNADVGTYPLYVGVVYFTGLGTNMKMLQSYNFVALTVKKSREGFVEITKVETIPGEISPGDTFTVRFTVENTGAEPIKALSLKITSYQVPVQGEIKNVDLSALSQLPIQGSEALSENLQTSLNQIMRELAKQNIDAFLPIGEDNVKYVAELQPGQSTTLEFRIKANDRLENGIYPLRIELKYLSEPDEKEITDERLVGVDITGRAELILSKVSTSPSKILPGTDNVEVNIQIDNVGTGTARTVIIKPQSVWPFELSETSQQVIGLGSLNKGDSAQTSFRVNVAENASSGTYEIPLLIMYTNSLGVQKNITLKVPIIIGAKPNIEVVDIRFEPEPLQGESVKVYITLKNTGGEKATSVLIEGVVKADQPFNLDKRTDYVGDIAPGATGEGVIILRIDRDAIPKDYKIQLRIRAVGDPSQGDDNVYVFERTVDVTVKENTKTSTNLRNLAVVVGVLVVIVVIYTHRRRAS, translated from the coding sequence ATGAAAAAGATAAAGGTTGTCCTGCTCGGATTGATGCTCATCACGAGTCTGCTCGGAAGTGCGGTGAGCGCCTCGACGGGAAGCCCGCTTTTCGAGGGCTACTTAAGCAAGGGCGAGGCCATACTGGTTGGGCCGCTCATAATCTCGCTGACAGATACGCAGAAGGACTATGGGAACGGCGAGTACTACGCCTTCCTGGTGATAATGAAGGATGGAAAGATACTCAACGCCGAGTATAAGACGATATACGTACCCGACCCTGAAAAGATTCAGAGACTCCTCCTCGACCCAGAGTTCCTGCTGGCCCTCGCCGAAACTCAGGGCTACGATGTAAGTTCGTGTTCCCAGTACGTCAACGACACTACAGCGTTCAACGCGTGCCTGATGGCCAACGCCTTCGGCTTCTACCAGTGGCTCAACACGGCATCGCCGAAGGAGATAGCCGACGCGGTCGTGAAAACCATCGAGGAGCACCCAGAGCTCGGGATAAACAAGGAAGACATCTTAATGCCCATAACGTATCCAGACATAACTCCCGTGCGGGAGGGAGAAACGGTAGAAGTTGATGTTGATGATCAGACAGTTTACGTGACCGTCCTCGAAGTATATCCGAACGGGATAAAGATAAGCATCAGCGGGCCACCCGAGTGGAGAGCAGCAACCGCCCCGGGAGTGGTGATTTCAAGCGTTGAAATGCCAGAAACGGTCCAGCCAGGCGATACAGTCATGATAAAAGTCCACCTGAGGAACGAAGGAGCGCTGAAGGTTCGCTATCTGAACGTCTTCGTTTCACCAGCGCCGGTGAGCTTCAACGACAGCTCCTCCATAGCGAGCGCGATATCAATGGCACTGAGTCAGAGCGGATTATCCCAGAGTGCATTCTACCCCGAGGGGAGCGCGATCCAGTACATAGAGTATCTCGACGGCAAGGAGAACACAACACTGACGTTCAGGATAAAGATAAACCCCAACGCCGACGTCGGCACCTATCCGCTCTACGTTGGGGTGGTTTACTTTACGGGCCTGGGGACTAACATGAAAATGCTTCAGAGCTACAACTTCGTCGCCCTTACCGTCAAAAAGAGCAGGGAGGGCTTCGTCGAGATAACGAAGGTCGAGACGATTCCAGGGGAGATAAGCCCCGGCGATACCTTCACAGTGAGGTTTACGGTGGAAAACACCGGAGCCGAGCCCATCAAGGCCCTCAGCTTGAAGATAACCTCCTACCAGGTCCCGGTCCAAGGGGAAATCAAAAACGTTGACCTCTCAGCCCTTTCACAGTTGCCAATCCAGGGAAGCGAGGCCCTAAGCGAGAACCTTCAGACGTCGCTCAACCAGATAATGCGCGAGCTGGCGAAGCAGAACATTGACGCATTCCTGCCCATCGGCGAGGACAACGTAAAGTACGTGGCCGAGCTCCAACCGGGACAGAGCACAACGCTGGAGTTCAGGATTAAGGCCAACGACAGGCTCGAGAACGGCATATACCCTCTCAGGATAGAGCTCAAGTATCTCAGCGAGCCGGACGAGAAGGAAATAACCGATGAGAGGCTGGTGGGAGTAGACATCACAGGAAGGGCCGAGCTGATCCTCTCAAAGGTCTCCACCTCGCCGAGCAAGATTTTGCCAGGAACCGACAACGTGGAGGTAAATATTCAGATAGACAACGTCGGAACCGGAACCGCAAGGACGGTCATAATAAAGCCCCAGTCGGTCTGGCCGTTTGAGCTCAGCGAAACGAGCCAGCAGGTCATAGGTCTGGGAAGCCTAAACAAGGGCGACTCGGCCCAGACATCTTTCAGGGTCAACGTTGCAGAGAACGCGAGCTCCGGAACCTACGAGATACCGCTCCTAATTATGTACACCAACAGCCTTGGGGTACAGAAGAACATCACACTGAAGGTTCCAATCATCATAGGCGCCAAGCCGAATATAGAGGTCGTTGACATCAGGTTTGAACCCGAGCCCCTCCAGGGAGAGAGCGTCAAGGTTTACATCACCCTGAAGAACACAGGCGGAGAAAAGGCCACGAGCGTGCTCATCGAGGGTGTGGTTAAGGCGGATCAGCCATTCAACCTCGACAAGAGGACGGACTACGTCGGTGATATAGCACCCGGAGCAACCGGTGAGGGTGTAATAATCCTCAGGATAGACCGCGACGCCATACCCAAAGACTACAAGATTCAGCTCAGGATAAGGGCCGTCGGAGACCCCTCCCAGGGTGACGACAACGTCTACGTCTTCGAAAGGACCGTAGATGTAACGGTGAAGGAGAACACCAAGACCTCAACCAACCTGAGGAACCTCGCCGTGGTCGTGGGAGTACTGGTGGTGATCGTGGTAATCTACACCCACAGGAGAAGGGCCAGCTGA
- a CDS encoding LEA type 2 family protein: MNWKIAVLAVLLAFILWGSYVGYAILTLQPSINARWGYVDDNTTEVWISAHLDKPLLVPASIENVSLEFAGVPVAKVERFDYGATEKDVTLAISIDNRNLVKAMINYLNNGQRGSFTIYLKGKLLGVVPVKGSISEEVNEDILSYLDVKAESRDLGIAKTPALVETETEWAGVRGNKAVIINHLQLYNPNPFPLPITGVSYTLYVNGVKIGEGTIVESVVLPAKGYGTVDVETFIDTNALPEAWVRHIKNNETSYVKAEIYLDVTVLGKEFKMELATVDETVRTDIMGDLNRMLEGLVR, encoded by the coding sequence ATGAACTGGAAAATAGCGGTCTTAGCAGTACTCCTCGCGTTCATCCTGTGGGGCAGTTACGTCGGCTACGCCATCCTCACGCTTCAGCCCAGCATCAACGCCCGGTGGGGCTACGTGGACGACAACACAACGGAAGTATGGATAAGCGCCCACCTCGACAAGCCTCTGCTCGTTCCGGCATCCATAGAGAACGTTAGCCTCGAGTTCGCTGGTGTCCCTGTGGCAAAGGTGGAGAGGTTCGATTACGGGGCGACTGAAAAAGACGTGACGCTCGCGATATCCATAGACAACAGGAACCTCGTGAAGGCCATGATAAACTATCTGAACAACGGGCAAAGAGGCTCCTTCACCATATACCTCAAAGGCAAGCTCCTCGGAGTGGTACCAGTGAAGGGAAGCATCAGCGAAGAGGTAAACGAGGATATACTGAGCTATCTCGATGTAAAAGCCGAGAGCAGGGACCTTGGCATAGCCAAAACTCCCGCCCTCGTCGAGACAGAGACAGAGTGGGCTGGAGTGCGGGGGAACAAGGCGGTAATAATTAACCACCTACAGCTCTACAACCCCAATCCCTTCCCCCTCCCGATCACCGGAGTCAGCTACACCCTCTACGTGAATGGGGTCAAGATAGGTGAAGGCACAATAGTCGAGAGCGTCGTCCTTCCGGCGAAGGGCTACGGAACGGTTGATGTTGAAACGTTCATAGACACAAACGCCCTTCCAGAGGCCTGGGTCAGGCACATAAAGAACAACGAGACCAGCTACGTGAAAGCGGAGATATACCTCGACGTCACGGTGCTTGGTAAGGAGTTCAAGATGGAGCTGGCGACGGTAGATGAGACCGTCCGGACGGACATAATGGGAGACCTCAACAGGATGCTGGAGGGGCTTGTGAGGTAA
- a CDS encoding DUF3201 domain-containing protein yields MNVREVHEFLNEMWESIFRLNEELKAELPEKGFKVEDVEEVFGAYIFLDGEWRLMKYPHPAFEIKPQIEVGATPEAYYFVVAVPKERISENFVGLFVELFPRSFIYGAEDFLSDVYNWRRDGRISPSEIMARIEKSNEKIFQFEANFESVETLREGIERLIDIGKRFEIFDL; encoded by the coding sequence ATGAACGTGAGAGAGGTTCATGAGTTTCTCAACGAGATGTGGGAGAGCATCTTCAGGCTCAACGAGGAACTTAAGGCCGAGCTTCCTGAGAAGGGCTTCAAAGTGGAGGACGTGGAGGAGGTCTTTGGTGCTTACATCTTCCTCGACGGCGAATGGAGGCTCATGAAGTACCCACACCCGGCCTTCGAGATAAAGCCCCAGATAGAAGTTGGGGCAACACCAGAGGCTTACTACTTCGTGGTCGCGGTTCCAAAGGAAAGGATAAGCGAGAACTTCGTTGGCCTCTTCGTGGAGCTCTTCCCGAGGAGCTTCATCTACGGGGCGGAGGACTTCCTGAGCGACGTATACAACTGGAGGCGCGACGGGAGGATTTCTCCGAGCGAGATAATGGCACGCATAGAGAAAAGCAATGAGAAGATTTTCCAGTTCGAAGCCAACTTCGAGAGCGTGGAGACCCTCCGGGAGGGCATTGAGAGACTCATTGATATCGGGAAGCGCTTTGAAATCTTCGACCTCTGA
- a CDS encoding RsmB/NOP family class I SAM-dependent RNA methyltransferase yields MSYEEAFPPELREYYRRLFGEEAEEIMASLRTPVEKYYIRVNTLKTSRSKLMRILRKEGLKPKRSPYLEEGIYFEREGPNFPDDYEPDLPVVRANKFASESVYQGAMLYAPGVLQADKKIRPGDEVEIRDPRGLLVGIGIARMSAKEMIVSTRGIAVEVTLPKFRLPSLSELESFKEGLFYAQSLPSMIVARILEPSEEELIIDMAAAPGGKTSHIAQLMQNRGEIIAIDKSKNRLRKMEEELKRLGVKNVKLIHMDSRKLPELGIEADKILLDAPCTALGIRPKLWESRTPKDIEATARYQRHFINAAIKSLRKGGVLVYSTCTLSYEENEANVKYMLSKGLKLEEQSLFIGSHGIGLDGVQRFYPNRHLTQGFFIAKLRKV; encoded by the coding sequence ATGAGCTACGAGGAGGCATTTCCACCGGAGCTGAGGGAGTACTACAGGCGACTCTTTGGCGAAGAGGCCGAGGAGATAATGGCCTCTCTCAGGACGCCGGTTGAGAAGTACTACATCCGCGTTAACACACTCAAGACGAGCCGCTCAAAGCTGATGAGAATTCTCCGAAAGGAAGGTCTGAAGCCGAAGAGGAGTCCCTATCTGGAGGAGGGCATCTACTTCGAGCGCGAGGGTCCAAACTTCCCCGATGACTATGAGCCCGACCTTCCCGTTGTAAGGGCAAACAAGTTCGCCAGCGAGAGCGTCTATCAGGGGGCAATGCTCTACGCACCCGGTGTCCTCCAGGCGGACAAGAAAATCAGGCCCGGCGACGAGGTCGAGATTCGCGATCCAAGGGGCCTCCTCGTTGGAATTGGAATAGCGAGGATGAGCGCCAAAGAGATGATCGTCTCGACGAGGGGTATAGCGGTGGAGGTCACCCTGCCCAAGTTCAGGCTTCCCAGCCTGAGCGAGCTGGAGAGCTTTAAGGAGGGGCTCTTCTACGCCCAGAGCCTGCCTTCAATGATCGTTGCGAGGATTTTAGAGCCGAGCGAGGAGGAGCTGATAATCGACATGGCGGCCGCTCCAGGAGGAAAAACGAGCCACATCGCGCAGCTCATGCAGAACAGGGGTGAGATAATAGCCATCGACAAATCAAAGAATCGGCTGAGGAAAATGGAGGAGGAGCTTAAGAGGCTCGGGGTCAAGAACGTCAAACTAATCCACATGGACTCAAGGAAGCTGCCCGAGCTCGGAATAGAGGCCGACAAGATACTCCTCGACGCTCCCTGTACCGCCTTGGGAATCAGGCCAAAGCTCTGGGAGAGCAGGACGCCAAAGGACATCGAGGCGACGGCGCGCTACCAGAGGCACTTCATCAACGCGGCAATCAAATCCCTCAGAAAGGGTGGCGTTCTGGTTTATTCTACCTGCACGCTCAGCTATGAGGAAAACGAGGCGAACGTTAAGTACATGCTGAGCAAAGGTTTAAAGCTCGAGGAACAGAGCCTATTCATAGGCTCCCACGGCATAGGCCTCGACGGAGTGCAGAGGTTTTACCCGAACAGACACCTAACGCAGGGCTTCTTCATAGCGAAGCTCAGGAAGGTGTGA
- a CDS encoding lysylphosphatidylglycerol synthase transmembrane domain-containing protein: MDWKKIAFLTLGLLIIALLIGWVGVEEVLDVLKKARLDYFLLAVLAYLAGIFIWALRWRVLLKSLNITAPFRAILGAIFVGIFVNNVTPGARGGGEPIRMYYLSKRSNGAYGPVFATVMADRILDLIPVVIMLLASTIYVYLLGSRSLTIMLLILDFLLALLIVITLVILLNERRTKKILYWFFNLVSRIMPKRAQKYEEKFIHNIEVSVPKFQKGFRLLLKDKKAFFLALAYSFVFWFLTLLRAYFIFLSINYPIGLMDVMVVQMIGIVVGLLSIIPGGAGFIEAINSGVYVLLGIDKNFAVTATLIERVVSYWAPTVFGGFITTHFGIKVSEEKKKKSLTDEGEKK; the protein is encoded by the coding sequence ATGGACTGGAAAAAAATAGCATTCCTCACCCTCGGACTGCTCATAATCGCCCTCCTCATTGGATGGGTAGGGGTAGAGGAGGTACTGGACGTTTTAAAAAAGGCCAGGCTGGACTACTTCCTGCTCGCCGTTCTCGCTTATCTAGCTGGGATTTTCATCTGGGCCCTCCGCTGGCGTGTACTTCTTAAGAGCCTCAACATAACCGCACCATTCAGGGCCATCCTGGGGGCAATATTCGTCGGTATCTTCGTAAACAACGTTACGCCGGGAGCGAGGGGCGGCGGCGAGCCCATTAGAATGTATTACCTCTCTAAACGCTCCAACGGAGCCTACGGTCCGGTCTTTGCCACAGTCATGGCAGACAGGATACTCGACCTCATTCCCGTGGTGATAATGCTTCTGGCCTCCACCATCTACGTTTACCTTCTCGGTTCGAGATCTTTAACGATAATGCTCCTCATACTCGACTTCCTCCTCGCCCTCCTCATAGTCATAACCCTCGTCATACTCCTCAACGAGAGGAGGACGAAGAAGATACTCTACTGGTTCTTCAACTTGGTCTCCAGGATCATGCCCAAAAGGGCACAGAAGTACGAGGAGAAGTTCATTCACAACATAGAGGTCAGCGTTCCCAAGTTTCAGAAGGGCTTCAGGCTCCTGCTGAAGGATAAGAAGGCCTTCTTTTTGGCCCTGGCTTATTCCTTCGTCTTCTGGTTTCTGACCCTCCTCCGCGCATACTTCATCTTTCTGAGCATAAACTATCCCATTGGACTGATGGACGTAATGGTCGTTCAGATGATAGGCATAGTTGTCGGGCTACTCAGTATAATTCCAGGCGGAGCAGGCTTCATTGAGGCTATTAATTCAGGTGTTTACGTCCTCCTGGGCATAGACAAGAACTTCGCGGTAACGGCAACGCTCATCGAGAGGGTCGTATCCTACTGGGCCCCGACGGTTTTCGGAGGCTTCATAACCACACACTTCGGGATTAAGGTCAGCGAGGAGAAGAAAAAGAAAAGTTTAACTGATGAAGGGGAGAAGAAGTAA
- a CDS encoding NAD(+) kinase has translation MKFGIVARRDKEAALKLAYRVYDFLKVSGYEVYVDTDTYKYLPEFHEEDVLPLEDFDVDFIIVIGGDGTILRVEHKTKKEIPLLGINMGTLGFLTEVEPHEAFFALSKLIEGDYHIDERIKLRTYLNGENVVPDALNEVAILTGIPGKIIHLRYYIDEGLADEIRADGLIVSTPTGSTGYAMSAGGPFVDPRLDVIVIAPLAPIALSSRPMIVPSYTKIDVRNLALTREIILAIDGQFYTYLEPETEITIKLSPRKAKFVRFTNEVYPKYTMKIKRKF, from the coding sequence ATGAAGTTCGGGATAGTGGCCAGGAGGGATAAAGAGGCCGCCCTCAAGCTCGCATACAGGGTCTACGACTTCCTCAAGGTCAGCGGTTATGAGGTGTACGTGGATACCGATACGTACAAATATCTTCCCGAGTTCCACGAGGAGGACGTTCTCCCGCTGGAGGACTTCGACGTCGACTTCATCATCGTTATCGGGGGAGATGGAACGATTCTCAGGGTGGAGCACAAGACCAAAAAGGAGATACCCTTGCTGGGCATCAACATGGGGACGCTCGGTTTTCTCACGGAGGTTGAACCACACGAAGCCTTTTTTGCCCTCAGCAAGCTGATTGAAGGTGATTACCACATAGACGAACGCATAAAGCTAAGGACGTACCTAAACGGCGAGAACGTAGTTCCCGATGCCCTCAACGAGGTTGCCATCCTGACCGGCATACCGGGCAAGATAATCCATCTGCGCTACTACATAGATGAAGGCCTCGCCGATGAAATCCGGGCGGATGGGCTCATAGTATCGACTCCGACGGGCTCGACTGGCTACGCTATGAGCGCGGGAGGTCCCTTCGTAGACCCAAGGCTCGACGTAATAGTGATAGCTCCTCTTGCGCCGATAGCTCTGAGCTCAAGGCCAATGATAGTACCCTCCTACACCAAAATAGACGTCAGGAACTTAGCCTTAACTAGAGAGATAATCCTGGCGATAGACGGCCAGTTCTACACCTACCTCGAGCCTGAAACGGAGATAACGATAAAGCTTTCCCCGAGAAAGGCAAAGTTCGTAAGGTTCACGAATGAGGTCTACCCAAAGTACACCATGAAGATCAAGAGGAAGTTCTGA